Below is a window of Rattus rattus isolate New Zealand chromosome X, Rrattus_CSIRO_v1, whole genome shotgun sequence DNA.
ATTGTGACCTTTAAAAGTGTTACCTTTAAAACTGTGTTCTTGTTCTGGTTTTAAATATCTTTAtcatttctttcagaatttcatgcagtatattttcattcattcactgtatTTTAGTCATAACCATATCCACCAACTCCTCTCAGACCTCCCCATTACCTTCCTACTCACTCAACTTCTTATTTTTACAAGGCAGTCACTCTTAACTCTTTGAGTCCCATTTGTGCAGCCTAAATACTCTTGGGGATGGGGGCTGGCCCTGGAGTGTGATTGATCTGCCAGAGGTCACACCttcaaagaaaactgattttcttcttcctggcaACAATTAGATGCCAACAGTTCCTTAACTAGAGGTGAAAATTCATGCCTACTGGCTTGAGTTCTGTAATGGGATTtttgtgtggtttgagcttttgAAGATGTTGTGCATGCCAATACTTACGTGTGTGTGTTCAAAACATCTTATGTGTCTAGAAAACACTGTTTTCATATAGTCACTCATTACCTCTCTTAgagtcttttctcctctccttcaagACGATCTCAGAGCCTTGAGGCGAGCAGTgggtttctttaaattttatttatttgttttaaatttatttattttttttttttggttcttttttttttcggagctggggaccgaacccagggccttgcgcttcctaggtaagcgctctaccactgagctaagtccccagccccccttaaatttatttttattacttttaattatatgtatggtCGTGTGTCTGCTTCTGGTATGTGAACATGAAGACAAGTGCTTGAGGAGGGCGGGACATCACACATCCTGGATGTGGTATCACAGGCAGCTGAGAACCTCctgaagtggatgctgggaaccaaactcagatcttccgcaagaggagcaagtgctgttacacactgagctctctctccagtccttacGCTTCTGTTCCATAGTCTCATACAAGCACGCAATGTGTATAGATCaaatttcctcccttttctctcctcccccgcCTCTTCAGCATTTTCCCTCTGAATTTCATGCGCTCTTATTTTTGATACACTGACTTCACTAAGTACTGCTTGTATAGACATGGATGTAGAAGCACCTTCAAGGGGATGAATGGCTCTCAATAGCATTATCTCTGAAGAAAACTCACTCTCCCCAAGTAGCCATCAACATCAATAGCGTCTCAGCCAGAGTGGAACTTTAGGAACAGCTAGGGTGACTAGTTTGATCTTACGTAGGCCTTGTGTATGCAGCCACTGCCAATGAGAGTTTGTGTGTACAATGGTGCTATCATAACTGGCAAGTAGTTTTTCACAGCGGAtgtcctctgcctctggctcttctATTCTGTATTTTTGATTTAGTGTCAATATTAGGATAGTCAGCAGTAAATAATTGTTGGGAATAATAATAAGAGATTAGAGATAGCTAATTAATAAGCATTATTACAAGgctcacaaaattgaaacaatcaaagtttaaaattaaatttatattagcATTGATTATTTTTAAGGTAAGAAACACAGGTTATATAAATGCCATTAGCTGAAGCACACAGTGTGTATAAAAATATTACAGGAGTGCAGTATAATATTTGAGGCCTTCGCATTCCCTCGCCACTGACTCTCACTCCCTCATCCAGGGTAATTTCTACTCCTGAAAGCTTCTTTCTTGGTATTACAGACAGCATTTATTTAGCCATCCACGTTGTGGCTCTGCTGTAGCTTTTCTCTGTTCAGGTACATGGATACTTGCCATTGCATTAGTTTCCCTCTGTATTCAGTGAAGGAGCATGCTGTAGAGATTTATGATGTGCGAGCTATCGAACACAGCATGCAACCTTGGGATGTAGCAGAGCTAGAGCATTGAAGTTTGTGTAAGCCTGCACTGTCATTTTCAAAATGATGAATGTGCCTGGTAACATATTTTCAAGAGCATATCTTCATTGTTAAATGATTTAtgtatcagatttttaaaatccaCCCATCCAACTATAAACATCTTGGTTGAACTGTATGTTTTTCATTAGACCCagtattctcaaagaattaacttTGAGAAATTTTTTCCACAATGTCTATTGCTTCCATGAATTGCCTTGTCATTGATGTTCCCTAGTCAAGCTTCAGAGAGCCTACTCAAACAAGTCCATTCCATCTCTATTATTCCTGAAAATCGACATCATAAATGTGTATAATGTATCACTTAATGTCCTTTGGTACTGGCTGATTCTGTCACCCTCTCCAAACAAGTGTATTAAATAAGAGGAAAATGTGGAGGCACTCATTCAATAAGAAATAcaacttaattttcattaaagagagcttctgtaaggtgaaTGGCATGGGAAAGAAAACTAGTCCCTTCTCCCAGTAGAAGACAAACATTAAGCTGATACAGTCATTACACTGAGTATGTATGGTATCCCAAATGAGGTTCAGATGAACCACACAAACAGCTGAAAATGTGGTTAGGCctaagcattgatttttttttatatgagcaTTAGCTTtgctaacatttattttttataaaagctCACATCAATTTAGGATTACCAATTCACTGGCTTTGGTTTTTAACTATGCATTGTCTGTATTtaaccatatataaatatattcttatttaacCTAAAAGAGGATATTTCTCTGGCTCATTGCTAAATTCCCAGCTGCTTGAACACCTACTTTCAGCAATTTCAAATTACTGCTAGTGTCCGGCTGAAGGTTCAGATGATTTTAGGTATTCAAGATTCTCATGTTTGCTGGGCAAGATGGTACATACATGAAGAACAGTGAGATCGTATGTTCACGGTGAGCCTGAAATACAttttgagttccagaccagtgtcGATTGTGTGAAAACGTGTCTCAAAATGTTTAGCATTTCCATCTTTATGGAATTCCGTGTCTCAGCATTCCATTCTTTCCTTGTTTGGACGCAGACACACAGATGTATAACCCTTTGAATACTGTACATGATCTTCATGCAGTTTGGCAAACCCCTAAGTAAAATCTGGTTTTGAAATTGAGCGTTCTTCTTTTAACTGGAGATGAGGGTCACCTTTAAACAATAGctagggtaggggttggggatttagctcagtggtgcttgcaaggtcctgggttcggtccccagctccaaaaaaaagaaaaaaaaacaatagctaGGGTAGATGACAAAACAGGCTTTTCCCTCAGATTAAAATCTTATGCTGAGGGTCCATCTTGGAACAAATTTACAGCTTGCAATAGCCATAAGAGCTGCACCAGCTACATAGTCTGGGAGCACTGTGAAGAAGTTAAGTTCATTGTTTTCCACAGACCAAATACCAGTTGATGACCTATGCAAAGGGCAGAGGTGTCTCAGTTCAGCATatggcaaaagaaaaatgacatctcTAAAGGGACCGAGTGCTTCGGTCTTTGCATCAGAATACCCAGCCATTAACTAATGTAAGGAAATCTGAGGCTCTCATTTTCAAATACAGGCAATCTATAACCTTAATACTAAGAGATAAAAGTGTATGagagtcttttggtagtggtggtggtgtacatctttaatcccagcactcaggaggcagaggcaggcagatctctctggtctacagagcgagttccaggacagccagagctacacagagaaaccctgtctctaaacacaACTTCAACAAGTGTATTAGAACACAGATTTAGGATTACAGAAATAGTTTCCCAGGAATACTGAAGGGGCAATATGTTGGAACCTGGGGGACACAGTATTATGGTGTAAATATAATGCATTTTACCAGATCAAAGAGTCGACATactgtgtggtatggtgtgtcaTAATGCACTCTTCAAAGCTATATGGAAATTATGGGGGTTGACAGATTATGCATAATAAAGGAATCTGGGAAATTTTGGGTGGAGtctaaaaatagttttgttaaGACACAAAGCATAAATAATCtggaagattttttaaaacaatacaaattcAATCCTGAAAGTGGGCATTTATTTAGAATGACAACTTATAACAAGAGTTAAATGATGACAACACTTACAAGTTTTAAAtgaattgtgtgtgcatgtagatatATATGCTTGTACATATATTAATTAACACAAACACCACAATGTCTCTATATAACTAAAGTGAAATGAACATCTAAAGTGAAGGATATGAGAGTTTTATTATAAATCAAATACCAAAATTCTGCAAATTGTACATAAACATAGAGCTGTGTGAGATGAACACAAAAGAGCCCAAGAGTGAAAGTTGTCTCACTCTATGAGGTAAAAATGGAGATAGGTTTCTGTTAAGCCCTTAGTACACATTTTcacatgaagttttttttaaatatactagcTTTTCTAAGATTTAgtcttataaaaaaaatcttgtttcaaGTTACAAGAACGACTAATTTTGTATACATAACCATATACAGAATAACGGCCACATGTAGCAAGTAAAGAGCTTTTGCTGTAACATTTTTCCAATTTCCCAGATACTGGTCCATCTAGTATGTTGGAATGATTTACCAGTTGGCAATTATGTTACTGGAACCAATTGGAACCGTTCTAGAAATAAGCCAGATGCTAAAGCTTGCTTTGTTGGAGACAAATGACTTTATATTCGGAGAAAGGACTGAACACAGTGCTTGCTTTTCTTAGTTTATATCAAACTAGAAGGATATGAAGCAGCAACCCTGGACTGTAGGGTTGTAGGACTGTTGACACGCTCATTTTAACTGTCTTCTACATGTACTCAAATTGCTATATTATGATCTACTCACGATAATGAAGATAGCCAGAAGTTTATCTGTTTTAGGAAATTATTCAGCACTGAACGACAGACACTCCTCAAACTAGAATTTCAGAGAAGTGTAGAATGAACAATCATTTTCTGCATGCTGAGGTGTTATACACATACGTACACTCAGATAGATTACATGTGGATAAcccatttactttttaattttagattgtTTTCTTGCAGAAGCAATTATGGTTAGTTGTATATATGTGGCAAATTTTAATCTATCTTTGGTTCTATGATTTAGAGATATTTTTTCCCAAAAATAAATAGGCATGGCAGGAAAAATAAATTGGCTATCTTAAGAGAAAAGTCagtactttataaaaaaaattgaccAAAAAATATATAACTGGTATTTGTTTTAGACATCTTTTCTAATTCTCTTGCTTAAAATCTAACACCAGTGCAGTTTTATTGAACTCAATGTACATAATGTATTTACCTATACAGCAAAGACACCAAAATATCATAAAACAAAGTAACAGTTCCCCCTAAAGTTGCCTAAGAATTATGCATTCCAAAATATATTAGAAAGTCAAACTGCTAAAAATATACTGATAAAGCTGAATctgaaaaagcacaagaaaataaagGTGGATGTATTGGTATTTGCGGATCACATGgatcttcaaaaaataaaagaacttagaATTCAAGGACCCTCccttcattttcagcaaatatttatgcATTGGAACTTTTAGAAGATTACTTTTCCAAAGTTTCATCTAGTTTCCATTTTGGTTTCAACTCTTGGCATAATTAACGACCTTCATTTGGTAATGACCTCCGCCTCTTTTCAAATAGGATTTTGGAATCATATAATTCTCTCTCCCTATAGCCAAGGGATGGTCCCTTTAGATACTTTGCCTCCGCTGCTTCATAATCTAAGCCATCAACTGCAGAAATTGAGCAAATAATTGCTTCTGGTAGAAGAACTTCCAAGACAAACTTAATTTTGTCATCTTTTATCAGAGTCAGCATCTTCTGGTCAATTTGCTTATAAATTTCTTGTAGATATTTCACCACTTCATCCAGTTGATCTTCGTCTTCAAAGTAGGTTTCAATACAGGGTGTGAAACTCTTTGCATTCAGAAATGATTTCAGCCACTTGGATTTTTTTGTGCCCTTTAAAATTCCCAGGAGGTGGTCCTCGGTTCCTTTTTCATTGACAATGAAATCTACAAGGTTCTTGTTAGCTCGGTCCCGAGCAGGCTTCATGCGATCAGGGAGAATTTTCCGGAAAGATACTCTCTTGGCGTGAGATGCCACAGGCAATTGCTCCCCCGCGTCTTCATTGTATAGCTTTGGAAATTTATTTCTGAACGTATTTTGTTTGATGATTTTCCTGACCGGGTAACTGATGTCAGCAGCGTAATACTCAAAGAATGAGCCAGTGAAAGAACCACAGCCTAGTCTAACTCGGTAGTCACAAATCAGCGACACACACCAATCGATGCTCTCCCGGTACTCCTCCCTGGCTTTCTCCACTAGTGCCTGTTTCTCTTTACAGTCATATTTTTTCAGCCTTCTCAAAGATACTCTAACACCTCTCTTTTGAGGATTCATGTCTGCCTCAACCAAAAGCACACTCGCTTTCCTCTCCTTCCGCCTGATGCTTTTGATCACTGCTGGCCAAAATGggtatttttgatatttaaacCACACTATCATGCCGGTTTCAAATGCACGTGTCTCATAACGGAGAATGAAACGTGGAAGGTCTTCATCGTCGTCCTCATCATCGTTTTCTAACGCAGCCGCACAGGCAGGATTTAGAGACAAAAGCTTGCCAGAAGCTCGGGCTTCTTCCTCAAGATCTTCTAAATCCAGTCTCTGGAGTAGTAGATCGCTGTTGACTGTATCACGGGCAGGAAGGGAAACCTGATAGTCCCCTGAGCACCCTGCAGTGGGTGTCTCAGCACCTACATCTGATTCCACAGTAGACTGACTTTGGCTGCCATAGGAACCTGGATTCTGATTTGATGGGCCCTCTCCAGGATCTTCCATGTTATTCTCTGAGACAGTAAAGCATTCACAGGAAACAGCCGGGGCATCTGGGAGGATGTCTTGGGACTCCTCTTTAGGTACAGCGAGATCTTCCGATGAGGGGAcaaacttttcttctttaataaattCGCTTTCTTCTTTGAGTGATAAATTCACAGACATGATCGATGAGATgtcaatctttttcttttcttcttttttatcatcatcatctgaaAACGAAGGGTACGTTTGGCAGCAGCTTACGTTTTCTGACTTCATTTCCACTTCACTTGGCATGTTCTCACTGGCTGTGTGCACCTGCAACTTATCATCGGAGAGGGAATCATCACTCTCGGAGCACAGTAACATGGAAGCCGAGTCTTCCTGGAGGTTGCTTTCGAGTTTCCGGAACTTTTTATGAGGAGGCGAATCAGGCGGCTGCTGTGGCACATTTTCAGATGCTGTAGCCATATGTTGCTCTTCTGCCATGCTTTCGTGGTTCtgatttgttctttcttccaCGATTTCCAGTGCCATTTTCAGTGATCTTTCATAGGCAGTTTCCTCCGTAGGTgtaaagttgacctctgactgcACTGTTAGAGAGGACATAATGGCTTCGACAGCAGATTTGGTTAGGACTTTTGTGTCTTTGCTTTCCACGGTAATTTTCTCATCCAGTGAAAGTATTTCAACTTCTACAGACAATGTCTTTTCCCCCTTACTGTCTAAAGGACTTTCAGACCTATCTAAAACTTTGGCTGGCCATAATTGGTCTTTCCAACTACATAGGACATATTCACCATCCATTATGATTTAGATTAATGTGCCAAGTAATTAGTATTACAGACAAAGAGATTGGCTAGCCTTGTGGCTGCAAATACAAGTGCTATCAAAACACCAgtcttagtaaggtttctttttgatTTAGAACCACAAAGAGTTTATAGCTTATGTGCACCGTTTTCTTCCACAGATATGTCCCCAGGATACTTGAACATGTTGTTTGAATAAGAGAACTCTGGAAGATACTGAAATAGGGAAAACACTATTAACAAATGAAAGTATCTTGCTGAAGTACAAGTCAAACTAATGTACTCGAAAGAGACAAACTGAAAAGAGAGGTCTCTCGTTGCACTTTTATGAATAAGGAGATAATACCAGGAAATAAACTTGCACACTAATCCCAATTAAAGAACTCATAATGTTGCTGAAGAATATGCATCAGTAGTAGTTGTATGCTAGGGAATTTATTTATGTCACTGGATACTTCGATACTCTCACATTCCTGGTATTTCACCTGTGGTACTGAATCTTCAAATTTAGGATTCATGAGGACCATATGGGGGGGCCTCATTGAATTTTCAGCTCCATTCTCAAAGTCTTATTCAGAAGTTCAAAAATGAGCTAAAAGGAATGTAATTCTTCTAAGTGGTTAAATGCTTCCAACGTTTCCTTAACACTAAAAGGCAATGCGTGAGTTGAACATATGGCTTTACCTCAAACTCTTAACTGAATTATGTTAATACAAAAGTTGCTTTGAAACTCAAATGCTACAGATGCAAAGCAGGAAGCGAAATCAAGTATCCTTTAAGGCCTCAGCATGTTTTCAAACGTATAGCATTTCCTGAAACGGGGAGAGTCTTacttacctctggtgggtagacTGGTGGGTAGTCTGGCTGTGTGACTGTCACGCCAGCTGACTTCCAAACAGGCCTTTCACCCTGTGGGGCACGTATGTAGTTATGCTGCCTTTCTGGAGTCACTCCAATCTTAGACACCTCTGCTATTAACCGAGGTTGtacaaaaggaagacaggaaatccAATCAATAAAGGGAAGAagtgttaaaacaaacaaacaaaccaaccctgcCTACCCAAACTAGCAGGCATGCCTTTGTGCAATACAGGGAGGAGATGAGACACAGTCATTAATGCAGATGTCATATTTGTTTC
It encodes the following:
- the Pwwp3b gene encoding PWWP domain-containing DNA repair factor 3B, whose translation is MDGEYVLCSWKDQLWPAKVLDRSESPLDSKGEKTLSVEVEILSLDEKITVESKDTKVLTKSAVEAIMSSLTVQSEVNFTPTEETAYERSLKMALEIVEERTNQNHESMAEEQHMATASENVPQQPPDSPPHKKFRKLESNLQEDSASMLLCSESDDSLSDDKLQVHTASENMPSEVEMKSENVSCCQTYPSFSDDDDKKEEKKKIDISSIMSVNLSLKEESEFIKEEKFVPSSEDLAVPKEESQDILPDAPAVSCECFTVSENNMEDPGEGPSNQNPGSYGSQSQSTVESDVGAETPTAGCSGDYQVSLPARDTVNSDLLLQRLDLEDLEEEARASGKLLSLNPACAAALENDDEDDDEDLPRFILRYETRAFETGMIVWFKYQKYPFWPAVIKSIRRKERKASVLLVEADMNPQKRGVRVSLRRLKKYDCKEKQALVEKAREEYRESIDWCVSLICDYRVRLGCGSFTGSFFEYYAADISYPVRKIIKQNTFRNKFPKLYNEDAGEQLPVASHAKRVSFRKILPDRMKPARDRANKNLVDFIVNEKGTEDHLLGILKGTKKSKWLKSFLNAKSFTPCIETYFEDEDQLDEVVKYLQEIYKQIDQKMLTLIKDDKIKFVLEVLLPEAIICSISAVDGLDYEAAEAKYLKGPSLGYRERELYDSKILFEKRRRSLPNEGR